A window of Saccharomyces paradoxus chromosome XIII, complete sequence genomic DNA:
ACAAAACgaattaaaggaaaaagaaaggaagcTAGCCGAAATGGAGAAATCCTTACGTGAGAGAGAAGCAttaatagaagaaaaggaaaaggaaagggCTGAGAgaaatgttgaagaaaatgaaggcGAGGAAACTTCACATGAACCAGATGATTTAAATCTAAGACCTACAAGTGCGTTAGAAACAGGTTTAAGAGATCTTAAATTGGAGAGTGAAACCGCAGTCGCCAATAGAGCATCATTGTCGACTTTTTCGTCCACATTTAGTGATTCTCCTTCCAAGCAAAGAATTATCAACACTAGAACTGGCATGTACAAGCTAGAAAACTCTACCGATATCAATGAATACGTGACTGCACAAGAGTTTCCCTTACCCGGAAAACATAATTTAAATTCGGATAATGGCGAAATAAATACCACGGATGAAGCCGAAtctgataacaataatagtaaGAGGGCTTCTTTGTTGCAATCCATACCGGAAAGAGATCCCAAAAGGAATATCTCATGTGCTACCATTAAGCGACGTCAATccgatgacgatgacggGAAACTGAGTAATATCAACATATCCATAAATCAGGAAAACATCAATAATGATACTTTCCtatataagaaaaacaatCGCGATGGACATTTATCCGCAGCTTCCAATATGTCTAGCTCTTCTCGCAGATCATTCATTTCCAATACACTACCGTTGAATATTGATTCCGCTTCAGAATCTGATAATTTCATATCGCGTACGGATGGTTCACCCGCCAAGATGAAGACAGCCCCAGTTAACTGGGGCAAGGATGGTACGAATGCTTTCGAAGAAGACTTCAGTTTTGATAATACTTTGGCCAAACCATATGAACCAGTATATGCTAGGAGAGGAGACATGACTTCTGCTGAATCAACCGGTGGAGAAAATAGCTCTCAATCCAAGATGATAACAATATCTGGTGAACAATTGAATTTAATAAcggaaaataaagaactGATGAATGAGTTGACACTCGTGTCTACCGAATTAGCAGAATCGataaaaagagaaactGAGTtagaagaaagaatacGCCTGTATGAAACCAATAATTCAGCACCAACCTTTGACGATTCCTCAAGTGTATCTTTTTCTGACTTTGAAAAGGAgttaaggaaaaaatccaGCAAAATTGTGCAATTGATCCAGCAATTAAATGACGAGAGATTAAAGAGATTCATTGCGGAGGAGCAGCTATTACTCCAAGAAAACGGCACCAAACCCAGTTCTATAGAACTGgttggaagaattgaaaacttGAATAAACTTATTGACGAGAGAGATTCAGAAATTGAAATGCTTAGAGGACATTTACAATAGGTAAATGATGCATTTCATTGTATATATTACTTAGTGCACCAAAATCATACTGTGTACGTATAAAGTCATTTTACACGTAGGGTTAGCTTTTTCAGGTCGTCCTTGAAAaagttggaaaaaaataaatttcaCACTTAATAACAGATAGAAGTACATAGTGGTTGAGAGGAAGCACAGGAGGTATATTGCTAATCAAAACGGCTTTGGTATATACGTTTGGGGCCACAATTGCATCATAAATACATTAGAGATGttcaatagaaaaagaagaggaggtATGTTTTAAAACCATTGTTTTCCGAAGGTTCGTTCTAGAATGTATACATCAAGGCCAATCAAGATGGCACTTCCATTTTTGTCAGTTAGTACGGTGTGTGACAGAATAGTGTACTTTTGTGGCACAGAGAAGTGGAGAACCTGTACACGTCAGAATAAATAACGAGTAGCGACCTTCCTTATTTTACTTTCCATCGTTACTTTGTTTTGCATTCTCACTGTTATCTGGTTGGCTTGGTTTTTAGAAACACAATCATTCAGGTTCATTCAAATTACTAACATACCCAACTTTGACAACCTTGCATATGATCTTACCTTTAGACTTcgatgaagacgaaaacTACCGTGATTTTAGGCCTCGCATGCCTAAAAGACAGAGAATCCCACCTGTTGTTCAATTATGTAAAGAAATGATGCCCGATATTCGCACTATTGGTGAATCTGTCAAGGCCTTTGAAGACGATATCAAATTCTTGAGTGAAGCTATAATGAACGAGTACGGTCATGAGGACTACTTTAATGATGCTTTATTGAGCACTTTTAATGCTGTTGTTGTGGAGCAACCACAGAAACAAGCTGCTATTGCTCTCTTAACCATGGTTgttaattcaaaaaataatgttgCCGGGAAGAGTAttatcaatttctttttcgaaGAATTACAGAAATGGTGTAAGCAGACATATAACGAAGAATTCAAGATTACTTCGAATGAAACCGGGCCATGGAATAAGATCAAGTTGATCTTAAGATTTTTATCCATCCTGTCGCCAATGTTTTTAGTCGATGAACTAACCAATAtctacaaaaaattatttgagTTGAGTATCGAATTAAACAACCTAGATCCAAATAACAGGGTTCCGCTATCTGAAGCAATTTACACCAATACGATACTAAATATCCCatatttgttcttttttaataGGAACAATGACGGTTTGAGAACAAAAGTAGAAGAGTTACTTGCATACGTTGAGCAACACTATCTAGTTAAAACAACAGACATAAATCTATTAAGGGAATACAATGGTGAATCTCCATATGAAATGGTAGAGCTTGTCCAAGTCGCATTACCAAACGTCAAGAAGGCCCTTATCAACAACATGGAGCAACTTAATGAATTGTTCCCTGATTGGAACCATTTGTTAACTCCCCAAACTGGTGATGAAGGATTCAATGACGCTTTGACCCTTCCATCAGTAGAAGAGTTGAAAACTTTCGTACGTTTGAGTAAAGGCTTCGGTTCCGTCGATAGCATGTGGAAGACACCAAGGTATGCTTTCCATGTTTACTTACCAAATTCTGCTGGTAATTTCGAAACCGTCGTACCAATCAACACTTATGCTGGTCAACTATTCAACGATATCATAATCGATCTAGTGGAAAGTTTAGAATTCAATAGAAAGGAAGTGGCCAGACAAGTGATAACCTtagatctttttttcaaagccGGTATATTTACAGAACCAGGCGAATCTATTGCCCAATTAATCGCCACTTATGAAGAAAACCCATTGGCTTCTACGTTCAAGATAGAAGATTTGGCTATTGAAACTATCTTGGGACTTATCTTTAAATTACCTAGCGTTTCCCAGCCT
This region includes:
- the STO1 gene encoding Sto1p (Large subunit of the nuclear mRNA cap-binding protein complex~similar to YMR125W) produces the protein MFNRKRRGDFDEDENYRDFRPRMPKRQRIPPVVQLCKEMMPDIRTIGESVKAFEDDIKFLSEAIMNEYGHEDYFNDALLSTFNAVVVEQPQKQAAIALLTMVVNSKNNVAGKSIINFFFEELQKWCKQTYNEEFKITSNETGPWNKIKLILRFLSILSPMFLVDELTNIYKKLFELSIELNNLDPNNRVPLSEAIYTNTILNIPYLFFFNRNNDGLRTKVEELLAYVEQHYLVKTTDINLLREYNGESPYEMVELVQVALPNVKKALINNMEQLNELFPDWNHLLTPQTGDEGFNDALTLPSVEELKTFVRLSKGFGSVDSMWKTPRYAFHVYLPNSAGNFETVVPINTYAGQLFNDIIIDLVESLEFNRKEVARQVITLDLFFKAGIFTEPGESIAQLIATYEENPLASTFKIEDLAIETILGLIFKLPSVSQPFAYFYTLLVDICQNSPKAIAPVFGRAFRFFYNHLDSLDFELKLRYLDWFSIQMSNFNFSWKWNEWEDDSIKFGRYFYNPKVNFAKNLIQKELRLTSNFSEVEDSLPQEFTKYLDTSYIPKDQLINYYQSLFTGYSVEEDSIRKNDLYFRQEGVPMENIVRKILDYTHKANNSREVTELESILDELKNEHGSIISDFNRFVIILLVQAVADSGSRSLSHANKYINDLKEDLKTILAKIELSVEAKEYIIIEAVLTFWNANPQTGFLVADAFKYAGLITSRTIFTFIFNETGLKNNGLIEATAIEAVFRNLSQQISEENESGNNFEFVFERLCTIANNTIDLLDVNPDEDIEIPKVNGEMDIDDIEGDNLDLRWKYFTVIGFIKSILRRYSYEYRELADKFIAGIDSAIPHESTRRIILNWIQETKEI